The following are encoded in a window of Nakamurella sp. A5-74 genomic DNA:
- a CDS encoding enoyl-CoA hydratase produces the protein MPPNDFETITVSRPDKAARVGLITLDRPKALNALNSRLMHEVVSAAAAFDADPDIGAIVITGSEKAFAAGADIKEMQPLGYPEVYTDDLFGRWDDLTRLRTPIIAAVSGYALGGGCELAMMCDFILASDTAVFGQPEIKLGVIPGIGGSQRLTRAIGKAKAMELILTGRTMKAEEAERAGLVARIVPVADLLDDALATATTIASYSGPIAAMAKEVVNGAFETTLAEGLRLERRVFHATFATHDQKEGMAAFVEKRPATFTHE, from the coding sequence TTGCCCCCCAACGACTTCGAGACCATCACCGTGAGCCGACCTGATAAAGCGGCCCGGGTCGGTCTGATCACCCTGGATCGCCCGAAGGCGCTCAATGCGCTCAACAGCCGCCTCATGCACGAGGTCGTCAGTGCCGCAGCGGCTTTCGACGCGGACCCGGACATCGGCGCCATCGTCATCACCGGCTCCGAGAAGGCCTTCGCGGCCGGCGCGGACATCAAGGAGATGCAGCCGTTGGGGTATCCGGAGGTCTACACCGATGACCTGTTCGGACGGTGGGACGACCTCACCCGACTACGGACGCCGATCATCGCTGCCGTGTCCGGGTATGCCCTCGGCGGTGGCTGCGAGCTGGCGATGATGTGTGACTTCATCCTGGCCTCCGACACCGCGGTCTTCGGGCAGCCGGAGATCAAGCTGGGCGTCATCCCTGGGATCGGCGGCTCCCAGCGCCTGACCCGGGCGATCGGCAAGGCCAAGGCGATGGAGCTCATCCTCACCGGCCGGACCATGAAGGCGGAGGAGGCCGAGCGGGCCGGGCTCGTCGCCCGCATCGTGCCGGTCGCCGATCTGCTGGACGACGCGCTGGCCACCGCCACCACCATTGCCTCCTACAGCGGGCCGATCGCTGCGATGGCGAAGGAGGTCGTGAACGGAGCATTCGAGACGACCCTGGCGGAGGGTCTCCGGCTGGAGCGCCGCGTCTTCCACGCCACGTTCGCCACGCACGATCAGAAGGAAGGGATGGCGGCCTTCGTCGAGAAGCGTCCGGCCACCTTCACCCACGAGTGA
- a CDS encoding acyl-CoA dehydrogenase family protein: protein MFDLTADQRELRAVARQFSAEFLVPNAAEWDRTKHFPVDVLAKAGELGMGGMYVRESSGGSGLSRLDAALIIEALATGDPALASYISIHNMVAWMIDAFGNEEQQAKYLPAMSAMQSLGSYCLTEPGAGSDAAALSTRAVRDGDHYVLNGVKQFISGAGSTQVYLVMARTSDDGARGISAFIVEDGAAGLSFGPNEHKMGWNCQPTRQVIMQDCRIPVSALIGVEGQGFKIAMSGLNGGRLNIAASSLGGARGAFEAALRYASEREAFGAPIDRLQSIQFTLADMATKLEAAQLLLYRAAEMLDSNHPDKVALCAMAKKFATDSGFEVANAALQIHGGYGYLAEYGIEKIVRDLRVHQILEGTNEIMQVVIARSLIPTR from the coding sequence GTGTTCGATCTCACCGCCGACCAGCGCGAGCTGCGCGCCGTGGCCCGTCAGTTCTCTGCCGAGTTCCTGGTGCCGAATGCCGCCGAGTGGGATCGCACCAAGCACTTCCCGGTGGACGTCCTGGCGAAGGCCGGCGAGCTGGGGATGGGCGGGATGTACGTCCGCGAGTCGTCGGGCGGATCGGGACTGAGCCGGCTCGATGCGGCGCTCATCATCGAAGCGCTCGCGACCGGTGATCCGGCACTGGCCTCCTACATCTCGATCCACAACATGGTCGCGTGGATGATCGACGCCTTCGGCAACGAGGAGCAGCAGGCCAAATACCTACCGGCGATGTCCGCGATGCAGTCGCTCGGGTCCTACTGCCTCACCGAGCCGGGGGCCGGCTCCGATGCCGCGGCGCTCAGCACCCGCGCGGTCCGCGACGGCGACCACTACGTGCTCAACGGAGTGAAGCAGTTCATCTCCGGCGCCGGCTCGACCCAGGTCTACCTGGTGATGGCCAGGACCTCCGACGACGGTGCCAGGGGGATCAGCGCATTCATCGTCGAGGACGGCGCCGCGGGCCTCTCGTTCGGGCCCAACGAACACAAGATGGGCTGGAACTGCCAGCCGACCCGCCAGGTGATCATGCAGGACTGCCGGATCCCGGTGAGCGCCCTGATCGGCGTGGAGGGGCAGGGCTTCAAGATCGCGATGAGTGGTCTCAACGGCGGCCGGTTGAACATCGCAGCGTCCTCGCTCGGCGGGGCTCGCGGCGCCTTCGAAGCAGCCCTGCGGTACGCCTCCGAACGCGAGGCGTTCGGTGCGCCGATCGACCGCCTGCAGAGCATCCAGTTCACCCTCGCGGACATGGCGACCAAGCTCGAAGCAGCTCAGCTGCTGCTGTACCGGGCCGCTGAGATGCTGGACAGCAACCACCCGGACAAGGTGGCCCTCTGCGCGATGGCCAAGAAGTTCGCCACCGACAGTGGGTTCGAGGTGGCCAACGCTGCGCTGCAGATCCACGGTGGCTACGGTTATCTGGCCGAGTACGGCATCGAGAAGATTGTCCGCGACCTGCGCGTGCACCAGATCCTCGAAGGTACGAACGAGATCATGCAGGTCGTCATCGCCCGCAGTCTGATCCCGACCCGCTGA
- a CDS encoding sigma-70 family RNA polymerase sigma factor, giving the protein MRVRSILRAQAAGSRLDDPQALRAAYDAHGSELYRFARRQLGDDGAAQDVVQEVFLRAWRSSSSFDPEVASLRVWLYAIARNAVIDEARRRSVRPISADTPIDDQVASTLRIDDLVLDRWIVEEALRKISPEHRAVIVEVHLRGRSASEVAGEWGVPPGTIRSRVFYALKSLKLAMDEMGVEP; this is encoded by the coding sequence ATGCGTGTCCGCAGCATCCTGCGCGCCCAGGCCGCCGGCTCCCGGCTCGATGACCCGCAGGCCCTCCGCGCGGCCTACGACGCGCACGGCAGTGAGCTGTACCGCTTCGCCCGCCGCCAACTGGGCGACGACGGAGCCGCCCAGGACGTCGTCCAGGAAGTGTTCCTCCGGGCCTGGCGCTCGTCGTCGTCGTTCGATCCCGAGGTTGCCAGCCTGCGCGTCTGGCTCTACGCCATCGCCCGGAACGCGGTGATCGACGAAGCGCGCCGGCGCTCGGTGCGTCCGATCAGCGCCGACACCCCGATCGACGACCAGGTCGCCTCCACCCTGCGGATCGACGATCTCGTCCTGGACAGGTGGATCGTCGAGGAAGCGCTGCGCAAGATCAGCCCCGAGCACCGGGCCGTGATCGTCGAGGTCCACCTCCGCGGCCGGTCCGCGAGCGAAGTGGCCGGAGAATGGGGCGTTCCGCCCGGCACGATCCGCTCGCGGGTGTTCTATGCACTGAAGTCCTTGAAGCTGGCAATGGACGAGATGGGAGTCGAGCCGTGA
- a CDS encoding zf-HC2 domain-containing protein: protein MNESTHRALRESLGWLALGRVDDAERARIEAHLDGCTACRAELADLQATTRRLELVDVDRLEELPAPPADLGDRVIAAALRSGSPRRRTGWLVAAAAAVVLGLGGVGGWLLRPVPATVAVPLELVAVTSNDDAVRASAELIPHTWGVEIQLTATGFSSGERYTVEVLSADGTRPGAGAFIGVGERSMHCNLNSPVLRSDATGFRVLDDSGAVVVSSSF from the coding sequence GTGAACGAGAGCACCCACCGTGCGCTGAGGGAGTCGCTCGGCTGGCTGGCGCTGGGACGCGTCGACGACGCCGAGCGCGCGCGTATCGAAGCCCACCTCGACGGCTGCACCGCATGCCGCGCGGAGCTCGCCGATCTGCAGGCCACGACCCGCCGACTCGAGCTCGTCGATGTCGATCGTCTCGAGGAACTGCCGGCTCCCCCGGCGGACCTGGGGGATCGGGTCATCGCCGCGGCCCTGCGCTCCGGCAGTCCCCGTCGTCGAACAGGCTGGCTGGTGGCGGCTGCGGCCGCCGTCGTACTCGGGCTCGGCGGGGTCGGCGGCTGGCTCCTCCGACCGGTGCCGGCAACGGTGGCAGTCCCGCTCGAACTGGTCGCCGTGACATCGAACGATGATGCCGTGCGAGCGAGCGCCGAACTCATCCCGCACACCTGGGGGGTCGAGATCCAGCTCACCGCAACAGGTTTTTCCTCCGGAGAACGCTACACCGTTGAGGTGCTCTCGGCCGACGGCACGCGTCCTGGTGCCGGAGCCTTCATCGGCGTGGGCGAGCGCAGCATGCACTGCAACCTGAACTCCCCCGTGCTGCGCTCGGACGCGACCGGTTTCCGCGTCCTGGACGACAGCGGCGCCGTGGTGGTCTCCAGCTCGTTCTGA
- a CDS encoding CHRD domain-containing protein, translated as MIASRTRAVLCSAAALAFGAAFVPIGTASAETMVAEPDSFTSAFTAMATPDMVINPDGVLTPGTAGAWGTFNYRINSDLDVICYDITVEGITAPFQSPAKTATHIHQAPAGKPGPPRIAFPNPIEQPSGAFQSSGCLKGPFTTGVKNVDTGIDTGVGFTVQQIEDDPVAFFTDTHTKANPVGAVRGQLTAVPLGGVETGAGGTAAGDPAELPLLPIGAGLAVLLGAGVMLHRKATA; from the coding sequence ATGATCGCCAGCAGGACTCGAGCGGTTCTCTGCTCAGCAGCAGCACTCGCATTCGGAGCGGCCTTCGTTCCCATCGGCACGGCCAGTGCCGAAACCATGGTGGCAGAACCGGATTCGTTCACCTCTGCCTTCACTGCGATGGCCACCCCGGACATGGTGATCAATCCGGACGGCGTCCTCACTCCCGGCACCGCAGGGGCCTGGGGCACGTTCAACTACCGGATCAACTCGGATCTGGACGTGATCTGTTACGACATCACCGTCGAGGGGATCACCGCTCCGTTCCAGAGCCCCGCCAAGACCGCGACGCACATCCACCAGGCACCGGCCGGCAAGCCCGGACCGCCGCGGATCGCGTTCCCGAACCCGATCGAGCAGCCGAGTGGGGCCTTCCAGTCCAGCGGGTGCCTGAAGGGCCCGTTCACCACCGGGGTCAAGAACGTCGACACCGGGATCGACACCGGTGTGGGCTTCACCGTCCAGCAGATCGAAGATGATCCGGTGGCGTTCTTCACCGACACCCACACCAAGGCGAACCCGGTCGGCGCCGTCCGCGGTCAGCTGACCGCAGTGCCACTGGGCGGCGTCGAGACCGGTGCCGGTGGTACGGCGGCCGGTGACCCGGCCGAGCTCCCGCTGCTGCCGATCGGTGCCGGCCTTGCCGTCCTGCTCGGTGCCGGAGTGATGCTGCACCGCAAGGCAACGGCCTGA
- a CDS encoding class F sortase, which produces MSVPAPVSLRVDSIGVSEPIITLGLTDQGAAEVPTDYARAGWFSGGGRPGTIGPTVILGHVDSKTGPAVFFRLRELQVGAEVRLGLADGSNATYAITAVDSYSKDDFPTFAVYGATPRDVVRLVTCGGEFDRAAGSYTDNIVVTADRIA; this is translated from the coding sequence GTGAGCGTGCCCGCACCGGTGTCGCTGCGTGTCGACTCCATCGGTGTCTCGGAGCCCATCATCACTCTGGGGCTGACCGACCAGGGAGCGGCCGAGGTGCCGACCGACTACGCCAGGGCGGGGTGGTTCTCCGGCGGTGGCCGCCCGGGCACCATCGGTCCGACCGTCATCCTCGGTCACGTCGACTCGAAGACCGGACCGGCCGTGTTCTTCCGACTGCGTGAGTTGCAGGTCGGCGCCGAGGTACGCCTCGGGCTGGCCGACGGCAGCAACGCCACCTACGCCATCACCGCCGTCGACAGCTACTCGAAGGACGACTTCCCCACCTTCGCCGTTTACGGAGCTACTCCGCGGGACGTCGTCAGGCTCGTGACCTGCGGCGGCGAATTCGACCGCGCCGCCGGCAGTTACACCGACAACATCGTGGTCACTGCCGACCGGATCGCCTGA
- a CDS encoding cysteine desulfurase-like protein: MSTAAAVTTPFSVGSFRAAFPSLASGIAHFDGPGGTQTPAVVGQAIADTLTGPLSNRGTSVSSERNADAVVGAFRAAYADFLALPAGGIVYGRSATQLTYDFSRALAKTWTTGDEVLVSRLDHDANVRPWVQAAEAAGAVVRWIDIDPATGELDAESMGAAIGERTRLVAVTAASNLIGTRPDIAAVADRVHAVGALLYVDGVHAAAHTLIDVPALGADFFVCSPYKFFGPHCGVLAASPELLDSIHPDKLLPSTDVVPERFEFGTLPYEIMAGATAAVDFIASWGAGDSRRARLVTALEIFDDRETALRERLETGLAELGAVLHSRASSRTPTLLVTFPGSSMQEASAFLAAQDVLAPSGTFYALEPAQRLGLPAEGGLRVGVAAYTSDDDVDRLIAGLRKFRAR, from the coding sequence ATGAGCACAGCCGCAGCAGTCACAACCCCGTTCTCGGTCGGATCCTTCCGTGCCGCGTTCCCCTCGCTCGCGTCGGGGATCGCGCACTTCGACGGTCCGGGCGGCACCCAGACGCCGGCCGTGGTCGGGCAGGCGATCGCCGACACCCTGACCGGTCCGCTGTCGAATCGCGGGACCTCGGTCAGCTCGGAGCGCAACGCCGACGCCGTCGTCGGTGCCTTCCGGGCGGCATATGCCGACTTCCTGGCCCTGCCGGCCGGGGGGATCGTCTACGGACGATCGGCGACCCAGCTCACCTACGATTTCTCCCGGGCGTTGGCGAAGACCTGGACGACTGGCGACGAGGTGCTGGTCAGCAGGCTCGACCACGATGCGAACGTCCGGCCATGGGTGCAGGCGGCCGAGGCTGCCGGCGCCGTCGTGCGATGGATCGACATCGACCCGGCGACCGGCGAGCTCGATGCAGAGAGCATGGGCGCGGCGATCGGAGAGCGGACCAGGCTCGTCGCGGTGACCGCCGCCTCGAATCTGATCGGCACCCGGCCCGACATCGCTGCCGTGGCTGACCGGGTGCACGCGGTCGGAGCGCTGCTGTACGTCGACGGGGTGCATGCCGCGGCCCACACCCTGATCGACGTCCCCGCACTCGGGGCCGACTTCTTCGTCTGCTCGCCGTACAAGTTCTTCGGCCCGCACTGCGGGGTGCTCGCAGCCTCTCCGGAGCTGCTCGACTCGATCCACCCCGACAAGTTGCTGCCGTCGACGGACGTGGTGCCCGAGCGGTTCGAGTTCGGCACGTTGCCCTACGAGATCATGGCCGGCGCGACGGCGGCGGTCGATTTCATCGCTTCCTGGGGCGCAGGCGACTCCCGACGTGCACGGCTGGTGACGGCGTTGGAGATCTTCGACGACCGGGAGACCGCTCTGCGGGAACGGTTGGAAACCGGACTGGCCGAGCTGGGTGCGGTGCTGCACTCCCGGGCGAGCAGCCGGACCCCGACCTTGCTGGTCACGTTTCCCGGCAGCTCGATGCAGGAGGCATCTGCATTCCTTGCGGCACAGGATGTCCTGGCCCCGTCCGGCACGTTCTACGCCCTTGAGCCGGCGCAGCGTCTGGGGCTGCCCGCCGAGGGTGGCCTGCGAGTGGGGGTTGCGGCCTACACCTCGGACGACGACGTCGACCGACTGATCGCCGGGTTGCGGAAGTTCCGGGCCCGGTGA
- a CDS encoding LLM class flavin-dependent oxidoreductase has translation MPRPGFPLRRLGFLTIGLFDGADPGPGHESTLQIIELGERLGFDSAWLRHRHLQYGISSPIAIMAAASQRTSRIELGTAVTPLGWENPLRLAEDLATVDVLAGGRINPGVSVGPPMQFDAVEASLYPDTAEQEDFSYERVLRLQRFLRGDRASTCSGSQGIETFSERVEPHSPGLADRLWYGGASRGSTRWAGEVGLNLLTSSVVRAEDGPVDADRGIDLFDAIQTEHITGFRAGHPLGESARVSQGLVVIPTDSATAAQRDKYHAYAAGRLPRTRQPQGPARMLFAPDLVGTSDEIAEMLHARTAFGLVDEVAFALPFTLDHEDYVQILTDLATDLGPALGWTTPA, from the coding sequence ATGCCTCGTCCCGGATTCCCGCTGCGCCGCCTCGGATTCCTCACCATCGGCCTCTTCGACGGGGCCGATCCGGGTCCCGGACACGAGAGCACGTTGCAGATCATCGAGCTGGGCGAACGGCTCGGGTTCGACAGCGCGTGGCTGCGTCACCGGCACCTGCAGTACGGCATCTCATCACCGATCGCCATCATGGCCGCGGCCAGCCAGCGCACCAGCCGCATCGAACTCGGCACTGCCGTCACGCCGCTCGGCTGGGAGAACCCGCTGCGGCTCGCGGAAGATCTCGCCACCGTCGACGTCCTCGCCGGTGGCCGGATCAACCCTGGTGTCAGCGTCGGGCCGCCGATGCAGTTCGACGCAGTCGAAGCCTCCCTCTACCCGGACACCGCTGAGCAGGAGGACTTCAGCTACGAGCGGGTCCTGCGGCTCCAGAGGTTCCTGCGCGGCGACCGCGCGAGCACCTGTTCCGGGTCGCAGGGCATCGAGACGTTCTCCGAACGAGTGGAGCCGCACTCCCCCGGGTTGGCCGATCGACTCTGGTACGGCGGGGCGAGCCGAGGGTCCACCCGGTGGGCGGGCGAGGTCGGCCTGAACCTGCTCACCAGCAGCGTTGTCCGGGCCGAGGACGGTCCGGTCGACGCCGACCGGGGGATCGATCTCTTCGACGCGATCCAGACCGAGCACATCACCGGGTTCCGGGCCGGCCACCCTCTGGGTGAGTCCGCCCGCGTGTCCCAGGGCCTGGTCGTCATCCCCACGGATTCGGCGACCGCTGCCCAACGCGACAAGTACCACGCCTACGCCGCCGGACGATTGCCCCGGACGCGGCAACCGCAAGGGCCGGCACGAATGCTGTTCGCCCCCGACCTGGTCGGAACCTCGGACGAGATCGCCGAAATGCTCCACGCCCGCACGGCATTCGGACTGGTCGACGAGGTCGCGTTCGCACTGCCGTTCACCCTGGATCACGAGGACTACGTCCAGATCCTCACCGATCTGGCGACGGACCTGGGGCCCGCGCTGGGTTGGACCACACCGGCGTGA
- a CDS encoding ABATE domain-containing protein, with protein MSGTDPAPPRRMVPALGKRFRSGRPCLDFAHTAGPRELAEPELILDAASLQRWLGHVLGVDGVRALAGDVARAHRLRTAILRVARARATGAGLDAEDIQTINNFADAATPVPQLGVYGTLELSPRVTVAAALSVLARDVIDLVTGPLGSRIRVCAAEGCAFLFVDASRPGTRRWCSMQRCGNLAKVRTHRGTQGR; from the coding sequence TTGTCCGGCACCGACCCCGCACCACCCCGGCGAATGGTCCCCGCGCTGGGCAAACGGTTCCGTTCGGGCCGGCCCTGCCTCGACTTCGCCCACACCGCAGGGCCCCGTGAACTGGCCGAACCGGAGCTGATCCTCGACGCCGCGAGCCTGCAGCGATGGCTCGGCCACGTCCTCGGGGTGGACGGGGTGCGCGCGCTCGCCGGGGACGTGGCGCGGGCACACCGGCTCCGCACGGCAATCCTCCGGGTGGCCCGGGCTCGGGCCACGGGTGCCGGGCTCGACGCGGAGGACATCCAGACCATCAACAACTTCGCGGACGCTGCGACACCGGTCCCGCAGCTCGGTGTCTACGGCACGCTGGAACTCAGTCCGCGGGTGACGGTGGCAGCGGCCCTGTCGGTCCTGGCCCGCGATGTCATCGATCTCGTGACTGGTCCGCTCGGCAGCCGGATCCGGGTCTGTGCCGCAGAGGGCTGTGCGTTCTTGTTCGTCGATGCATCCCGGCCGGGTACCCGGCGGTGGTGCTCCATGCAGCGTTGCGGCAACCTCGCGAAGGTGCGCACCCACCGGGGTACCCAGGGCCGGTAG